A stretch of the Rodentibacter haemolyticus genome encodes the following:
- the otnC gene encoding 3-oxo-tetronate 4-phosphate decarboxylase, with translation MTETELKTLMVKLGRSFYERGYTVGGAGNLSVRLDENRVLVTPTGSSLGRLQAERLSVLDMEGNVLEGDKPSKEFVFHLAMYRKNPECRAIVHLHSTYLTALSCLENLDPQNAIKAFTPYYVMRVGALQVIPYYRPGSPSIAEELEARALSGKAFLLANHGVVVTGKDLLDAADNAEELEETAKLFFLLQGKPIRYLTDDEVNDLKNRGK, from the coding sequence ATGACAGAGACAGAATTAAAAACACTAATGGTAAAGCTTGGACGTTCTTTTTATGAGCGTGGTTACACTGTCGGTGGCGCAGGAAATCTTTCCGTACGGCTGGATGAAAATCGGGTTTTAGTTACCCCCACGGGCAGTTCGCTTGGAAGATTGCAAGCAGAGCGTCTTTCTGTGTTAGATATGGAAGGCAATGTTTTGGAGGGAGATAAACCCTCAAAAGAATTTGTGTTTCATTTGGCAATGTATCGCAAAAATCCGGAATGTCGGGCAATCGTACATCTTCATTCCACTTATTTAACGGCGCTTTCTTGTTTGGAAAATCTTGATCCGCAAAACGCCATTAAAGCCTTTACCCCTTATTACGTGATGCGGGTCGGTGCTTTACAGGTTATCCCTTATTACCGACCGGGTTCACCAAGTATTGCAGAGGAGTTGGAGGCTCGTGCTTTGTCCGGTAAGGCTTTCTTGCTTGCCAATCACGGCGTTGTTGTGACCGGCAAAGATTTACTTGATGCGGCGGATAACGCAGAAGAATTGGAAGAAACGGCAAAATTGTTCTTCCTATTACAAGGAAAACCGATTCGTTATTTGACGGATGATGAAGTAAATGACTTAAAAAACAGGGGGAAATAA
- a CDS encoding GntT/GntP/DsdX family permease, producing the protein MLGLPTPIIGLIIAVFVLIVLVLRTRVHAFIAMLIASSVAGLVGGMSVNDTLGAITKGFGGTLGGIGIVIGLGVMMGSVLEVSGAAEKMAFSFIKFLGKKKEEWALAITGYVVSIPIFVDSAFVILYPVAKALAKNGKRSLLTLGVALAGGLVVTHHTVPPTPGPLGVAGLFGVDIGAMLLVGMSFAVFPVVGIVLYAKWLDKKYPTFNQETFSNDELKQKYDDYIEKHEKKNLPSLGLSLLPIALPILLIFIKAVFDLAIKGSPAIAEMKIYHLFAFIGHPMIALALSVVISVYTLLPKTDKNSTALHLEEGVKTAGIILLVTGAGGALGAVLRDSGAGTALAEQVARLPISPILVPFIIATLVRFIQGSGTVAMITAASISAPILTQMPGVNMLLAAQAATMGSLFFGYFNDSLFWVVNRMMGINDVKKQMIVWSVPTTIAWAVGGSLVIIANLIWGNDGALIDLIFPLGILVLILGYVQVQNKRL; encoded by the coding sequence ATGCTTGGACTACCTACGCCAATTATTGGCTTAATTATTGCTGTATTTGTTCTTATAGTTTTAGTTTTAAGAACTCGTGTGCATGCGTTTATTGCGATGCTTATTGCTTCGTCGGTAGCCGGTTTAGTCGGAGGGATGAGTGTTAATGATACGCTAGGTGCAATCACAAAAGGCTTTGGGGGTACATTAGGCGGAATCGGTATTGTTATCGGTTTAGGTGTAATGATGGGAAGCGTTTTAGAGGTTTCTGGCGCAGCAGAGAAAATGGCATTTAGTTTCATCAAATTTCTCGGTAAGAAAAAAGAGGAATGGGCGTTAGCTATTACCGGTTATGTTGTTAGTATCCCTATTTTTGTAGACTCAGCTTTTGTAATTTTGTATCCGGTTGCAAAAGCACTAGCGAAAAACGGTAAACGTTCATTACTTACTCTGGGTGTCGCACTTGCTGGTGGTTTGGTTGTAACACATCATACTGTACCTCCAACGCCGGGGCCATTAGGTGTAGCGGGATTGTTTGGTGTTGATATCGGGGCGATGTTGCTTGTTGGAATGTCGTTTGCGGTATTTCCTGTTGTAGGTATAGTTCTCTATGCAAAATGGCTAGATAAAAAATATCCAACATTTAATCAAGAGACATTTTCTAACGATGAACTAAAACAAAAATATGATGATTATATTGAAAAACATGAGAAGAAAAATCTTCCAAGTTTAGGATTATCTTTGCTTCCAATTGCATTGCCGATCTTACTTATCTTTATTAAAGCAGTTTTTGACTTAGCTATTAAAGGTAGCCCTGCAATTGCAGAGATGAAAATCTATCATTTATTTGCTTTTATCGGACATCCTATGATTGCACTCGCATTGAGTGTAGTAATTTCTGTTTACACGCTTTTACCAAAAACAGATAAAAATTCGACCGCACTTCATTTAGAGGAAGGAGTAAAGACAGCGGGGATCATTCTTCTTGTGACTGGTGCCGGTGGTGCTTTGGGGGCGGTATTGAGAGATAGTGGTGCCGGTACGGCGTTGGCAGAGCAGGTAGCAAGACTTCCTATTTCTCCAATTTTAGTTCCGTTTATTATCGCTACTTTGGTTCGATTTATTCAAGGTTCCGGTACGGTCGCGATGATTACTGCCGCTTCAATTTCTGCACCGATTCTTACTCAAATGCCGGGGGTAAATATGTTGTTGGCAGCACAGGCTGCAACCATGGGATCGCTATTTTTCGGATATTTTAATGATAGCTTATTTTGGGTAGTAAATCGAATGATGGGGATTAATGATGTAAAAAAACAGATGATAGTCTGGTCTGTGCCTACAACAATTGCGTGGGCTGTTGGTGGAAGTCTGGTAATTATCGCTAATTTAATTTGGGGTAATGATGGGGCTCTAATAGATTTAATTTTCCCACTAGGAATTTTAGTTCTAATCCTGGGCTATGTTCAAGTTCAGAATAAGCGGTTATGA
- a CDS encoding glycerate kinase codes for MKIVIAPDSFKESLTALEVATAIETGFKRVFPEAEYVKLPMADGGEGTVQSLVDATQGKLIECEVTAPLGNKVKSFFGLSGDGKTAIIEMAAASGLHLVSPEKRNPLLTTSYGTGELIKQALDLGVERFILGIGGSATNDGGVGMLQALGLQCLDAEGKQIGFGGAELINIDKIDLRQLDPRLHNVHIDVACDVNNPLCGERGASAIFGPQKGATPEMVKQLDRALAHFAEIAERDCGKQIKEQAGAGAAGGMGGGLLLLPNVQLKAGVQIVLDTLRLADYVKDADYVITGEGRMDAQSIMGKTPIGVARTAKQFNKPVIAIVGCLREDYDVVFAHGIDAVFPIIRQLGDLSDILKQGEQNLISAAQNVARVLALK; via the coding sequence ATGAAAATTGTAATTGCACCCGATTCCTTTAAAGAAAGTTTGACTGCACTTGAAGTGGCAACGGCGATTGAAACCGGCTTTAAACGCGTTTTTCCTGAAGCGGAATATGTAAAATTACCGATGGCGGACGGTGGTGAGGGGACGGTTCAGTCTTTAGTGGATGCCACTCAAGGTAAACTTATTGAATGTGAAGTTACCGCACCTTTAGGCAATAAAGTGAAAAGTTTTTTCGGTTTATCCGGTGACGGTAAGACGGCGATTATTGAAATGGCGGCGGCTTCCGGCTTGCACTTGGTTTCACCTGAAAAACGTAATCCTTTACTCACAACCAGTTATGGTACGGGTGAATTGATTAAACAAGCCCTCGATCTCGGTGTAGAAAGATTCATTCTCGGTATCGGTGGTAGTGCGACCAATGATGGCGGCGTGGGAATGTTACAAGCCCTTGGGTTACAGTGCTTGGATGCAGAAGGTAAGCAAATCGGCTTTGGTGGGGCAGAGCTTATCAATATTGATAAAATTGATCTTCGACAGTTGGATCCGCGCCTGCATAATGTTCATATTGACGTTGCCTGTGATGTCAATAATCCGCTTTGCGGAGAACGTGGCGCTTCCGCTATTTTCGGGCCACAGAAAGGGGCAACGCCTGAAATGGTAAAACAACTTGATAGGGCGCTCGCACATTTTGCCGAAATCGCCGAACGTGATTGCGGTAAACAAATTAAAGAACAAGCGGGTGCAGGTGCAGCAGGTGGAATGGGGGGCGGATTGTTATTGTTACCAAACGTACAACTTAAAGCCGGTGTGCAAATCGTGCTGGATACGTTACGTCTCGCAGATTATGTGAAAGATGCGGATTATGTGATTACCGGAGAAGGCCGAATGGATGCCCAAAGTATTATGGGAAAAACCCCAATCGGGGTCGCACGCACGGCAAAACAGTTCAATAAACCGGTGATCGCTATTGTCGGCTGTTTGCGTGAGGATTATGATGTGGTTTTCGCTCACGGTATTGATGCCGTCTTCCCTATCATCCGTCAATTAGGCGATTTATCCGATATTCTAAAACAAGGCGAACAAAATCTTATTTCCGCTGCGCAGAATGTTGCGAGAGTATTGGCG
- a CDS encoding alpha/beta hydrolase has product MMRKNFIWSGLFLILTLICAYFASLVERDFGRIEVSTITFMTEEKQPMVAKLYRPHSATDKSPKPGLLALHGYQSDKEATNTFGALELAKRGFVVLAIDHFGHGYSTALPASNKNMSGANNGYQYLKSLPFVDNQRLGIFGHSTGALNALRVAKLNPDHKAVNGQSGNGGEPSLHNYLLTQGLYEEIGGYREKSFPVKDLTKNYSRLKAFSLEENGSLQWDHTYGNFTDGSARRAALVDGTHLGVMISSHTNKEAVLWFNQALQQGQKDADWVEPDQQTYWYKEFAGLFALSFALVSSLFLAAGLLNHSYFSAVTQPPSTKIELSSNKWFYFAIGNIMMTIVLYPLFTQWGGANEPIAAVVPFMPLEMGNGIILWLIVSAIVNYILFFIWSRKKLISWQEFGVFSNTSNITTVQLILRYFILAIILVGYLYSIAYLVHSIWQVELRFLWPIFKPLTAERFILFPIYWLFIFFFFYSFNGLIINVQMRMKHRKCFTMTLINWTIKTSLFAVGGLIILWLFHFIPNFMQLGPGFDLIGLPQFGGRWMMMLSVIIPQFVIFILISHWCYLKTGYVYLSVFFTSMLMAWILVGGQVIGRFLA; this is encoded by the coding sequence ATGATGAGAAAGAATTTTATTTGGAGTGGTTTGTTTTTAATTCTCACGCTTATCTGTGCTTACTTTGCATCTTTGGTTGAGCGGGATTTCGGTCGGATTGAGGTTTCCACTATTACTTTTATGACGGAAGAAAAGCAACCGATGGTCGCAAAATTATATCGTCCGCATTCTGCGACAGATAAAAGCCCTAAGCCCGGATTATTAGCATTACATGGTTATCAAAGCGATAAGGAGGCAACGAATACGTTCGGGGCATTGGAATTAGCGAAACGCGGATTTGTTGTGCTCGCTATTGATCATTTCGGGCACGGTTATTCAACTGCATTACCGGCTTCAAATAAAAATATGAGCGGTGCAAATAATGGCTATCAATATTTAAAATCTCTCCCTTTTGTCGATAATCAGCGATTAGGTATTTTTGGTCATTCTACAGGTGCGCTAAATGCGCTCCGAGTGGCAAAATTGAATCCGGATCATAAGGCGGTAAACGGTCAAAGTGGTAATGGCGGCGAGCCTAGTTTGCATAATTATTTACTTACTCAAGGATTGTATGAAGAAATAGGCGGTTATCGTGAGAAATCTTTTCCCGTTAAAGATTTAACGAAAAACTACAGTCGTTTAAAGGCGTTTTCATTAGAAGAAAACGGTAGTTTGCAATGGGATCATACCTATGGAAATTTTACCGATGGTTCGGCAAGACGTGCCGCTTTAGTTGATGGAACGCATTTGGGTGTAATGATTTCATCACATACCAATAAAGAAGCGGTTTTATGGTTTAATCAGGCTTTACAACAAGGGCAAAAAGATGCGGATTGGGTTGAACCGGATCAACAAACCTATTGGTATAAAGAGTTTGCGGGATTATTTGCCTTATCTTTTGCGCTGGTTTCTTCATTATTTTTAGCTGCCGGATTATTGAATCATTCTTATTTTTCGGCAGTAACACAACCTCCCTCAACAAAAATTGAATTATCTTCAAACAAATGGTTTTATTTCGCCATAGGCAATATCATGATGACAATCGTATTGTATCCATTGTTTACACAATGGGGTGGTGCGAATGAACCTATTGCCGCAGTGGTTCCTTTTATGCCGTTAGAAATGGGAAACGGCATCATATTATGGTTAATTGTTAGTGCGATAGTTAATTATATATTGTTCTTTATATGGTCTCGTAAGAAGCTTATTTCTTGGCAGGAGTTCGGTGTTTTCTCTAATACATCGAATATAACAACTGTTCAATTAATATTACGCTACTTTATTTTAGCGATAATATTAGTCGGTTATCTTTATAGTATTGCTTACCTTGTTCATTCTATCTGGCAAGTTGAATTACGCTTTTTATGGCCGATCTTTAAACCTCTTACAGCGGAACGCTTTATTTTATTTCCGATTTACTGGTTATTTATTTTCTTCTTTTTCTATTCATTTAATGGATTGATTATTAATGTACAAATGCGTATGAAACATAGGAAATGTTTCACGATGACCTTGATAAATTGGACAATAAAAACAAGTTTATTCGCAGTCGGTGGATTAATAATTTTATGGTTATTTCATTTTATACCGAATTTTATGCAACTAGGACCGGGGTTCGATTTAATAGGACTCCCGCAATTCGGTGGTCGTTGGATGATGATGTTATCGGTTATTATTCCGCAATTTGTCATTTTCATTTTAATTAGTCATTGGTGCTATCTCAAAACAGGCTATGTGTATCTCAGCGTCTTTTTTACTTCAATGTTAATGGCATGGATTCTGGTTGGAGGGCAAGTTATCGGACGCTTCCTTGCTTAA
- the denD gene encoding D-erythronate dehydrogenase has product MRIVITGGQGFLGQRLAKTLLNQKQISIDELTLIDVVKPIAPNNDPRVRCFEMDLRYPQGLEEIITSETDAIFHLAAIVSSHAEQDPDLGYEINFLATKNLLEICRQHNPKVRFVFSSSLAVFGGDLPLVIQNDTAVTPQSTYGTQKAMSELLINDYTRKGFVDGMCVRLPTICIRPGKPNKAVSSFVSSIIREPLNGEEAICPVSEDLLLWLSSPNTIIENFIHTLNLPALPLRSWHVINLPGFTVSVKQMLSDLAEVKGEQILQNVKFEFDEGINNIVASWPAEINCSQALELGFRADNNFKDVIHQFIQFDM; this is encoded by the coding sequence ATGAGAATTGTAATTACCGGTGGACAAGGTTTTCTGGGGCAACGTCTTGCCAAAACATTACTTAATCAAAAACAAATCTCTATTGATGAGCTAACGTTAATTGATGTTGTGAAACCGATAGCACCGAATAATGATCCTCGTGTGAGATGTTTTGAAATGGATCTACGCTATCCTCAGGGGCTGGAAGAAATTATCACGTCCGAAACAGATGCTATTTTTCACCTTGCAGCGATCGTGAGCAGTCATGCAGAGCAAGATCCTGATCTTGGATATGAAATTAACTTTTTAGCGACAAAAAATTTGCTTGAAATTTGTCGTCAACATAATCCTAAAGTACGTTTTGTTTTTTCTAGTTCGCTTGCAGTATTTGGGGGGGATTTACCGTTAGTTATTCAAAATGATACCGCTGTGACACCTCAATCTACTTATGGAACCCAAAAGGCAATGAGTGAATTACTTATCAATGATTACACAAGAAAAGGTTTTGTTGATGGTATGTGTGTTCGTTTACCGACGATTTGTATTCGTCCCGGAAAACCAAATAAAGCGGTCTCCTCTTTTGTAAGCAGCATTATTCGCGAACCATTGAATGGCGAAGAAGCAATTTGTCCGGTTTCGGAAGATTTACTACTTTGGTTATCCAGTCCAAATACGATTATTGAAAATTTTATCCATACATTAAATTTACCGGCTTTACCATTACGTAGTTGGCATGTCATTAATCTCCCTGGATTTACAGTTAGTGTGAAGCAAATGCTTTCTGATTTAGCCGAGGTTAAAGGAGAACAAATTTTGCAAAATGTGAAATTTGAATTTGATGAAGGGATTAATAACATCGTAGCAAGTTGGCCGGCTGAAATAAATTGTTCACAAGCCTTAGAACTTGGTTTTAGAGCGGATAACAACTTCAAAGACGTAATTCATCAATTTATTCAATTCGATATGTAA
- a CDS encoding GntP family permease translates to MTTVSALGALVALIVAIFLILKKVSPAYGMLAGALVGGLIGGADLSQTVSLMIGGAQGITTAVMRILAAGVLAGVLIESGAANSIAETITNKLGETRALLALALSTMILTAVGVFVDVAVITVSPIALALARRTDLSKPAILLAMIGGGKAGNIMSPNPNAIAAADTFHLPLTSVMMAGVIPAIFGLILTYVLAKRLINKGTKVTDKEVVAVESQNLPAFSTALVAPLVAILLLALRPLFDIKVDPLIALPLGGLIGALCMGKLRQANSYAMSGLGKMAPVAIMLLGTGALAGIIANSGLKDVLIQGLEHSGLPSYILAPISGALMSLATASTTAGTAVASNVFSGTLLELGVSALAGAAMIHAGATVFDHMPHGSFFHATGGSVNMEMKERLKLIPYESAVGLIMTVISTLIFGVFNLF, encoded by the coding sequence ATGACGACTGTATCTGCTTTAGGAGCATTGGTGGCGTTAATTGTTGCCATCTTCCTTATTCTGAAAAAAGTTTCCCCCGCTTATGGAATGTTGGCTGGGGCGTTGGTTGGCGGATTGATTGGCGGTGCGGATTTATCACAAACGGTCAGTTTGATGATTGGTGGCGCACAAGGTATTACCACCGCAGTAATGCGTATTTTGGCAGCCGGTGTGTTGGCGGGCGTATTGATTGAATCCGGTGCGGCAAATTCTATTGCCGAGACGATCACGAACAAACTTGGTGAAACTCGAGCATTGCTTGCTTTAGCATTGTCGACAATGATTTTAACCGCTGTGGGGGTATTTGTGGATGTTGCGGTGATCACCGTATCGCCAATCGCTCTTGCTTTGGCACGCCGTACGGATTTATCTAAACCGGCAATTTTATTGGCGATGATAGGTGGTGGTAAAGCGGGCAACATTATGTCGCCGAACCCGAATGCGATTGCTGCCGCCGATACTTTTCATTTACCGCTTACCTCAGTGATGATGGCAGGTGTCATTCCGGCGATTTTCGGCTTGATTTTGACCTATGTTTTAGCGAAACGCTTGATCAATAAAGGCACTAAAGTAACAGACAAAGAAGTCGTTGCCGTAGAAAGTCAAAATTTACCGGCATTTTCAACCGCACTTGTTGCTCCGCTCGTGGCAATTTTACTCCTTGCCCTTCGTCCGTTATTCGATATTAAAGTCGATCCGCTGATTGCTCTACCGCTAGGCGGCTTAATCGGTGCGCTTTGCATGGGGAAATTACGTCAAGCGAACAGCTATGCGATGAGCGGCTTGGGTAAAATGGCGCCGGTGGCGATTATGTTGCTCGGTACAGGGGCATTAGCGGGTATTATTGCCAATTCAGGCTTAAAAGATGTATTGATTCAAGGTTTGGAACATTCCGGCTTACCGTCTTACATTCTCGCACCGATTTCAGGGGCGTTAATGTCTTTAGCTACGGCTTCTACCACTGCCGGTACGGCGGTTGCCTCCAATGTGTTCAGCGGCACATTGCTTGAACTCGGTGTGAGTGCTTTAGCCGGTGCGGCAATGATTCACGCGGGTGCCACGGTATTCGATCATATGCCGCACGGTTCGTTCTTCCACGCAACGGGGGGAAGCGTGAATATGGAAATGAAAGAACGTTTAAAACTCATTCCTTATGAAAGTGCGGTCGGTTTGATAATGACCGTCATATCCACCTTAATTTTCGGCGTATTTAACCTATTCTAA
- a CDS encoding PucR family transcriptional regulator: MQLDTILAKKIVQRTMKIIHCSVNVMDHDGVIIASGNAKRLGQRHTGAVIALRENKVVEVDEVLAEKWNFEAQPGINLPIQYLGKNLGVVGISGEPLLVKQYAELVRMTAELIVEQHALLERESWHRRYKEEFILQLLRGNLNWKDMEQQAQFFSFDLNKSRVVILIKLLQPNPDSVQHLINYLEQPEFEQEVAMLSLNQVVVLKSFQISTALLQMKTLLPPDYVKQDYKIAVGAALNAPLSEQLPLSFESAQSTLAYGLKHHPRKNVYFFDEYRLPVLLTGLSGSWQGGELLKPIAPLFAEENISLYKTLQQYFLSNCDLHLAAEKLFIHPNTLRYRLSKIEQLTGLSFNKIDHTLSLYLGTLLEH; the protein is encoded by the coding sequence ATGCAACTCGATACTATTCTTGCGAAGAAAATCGTTCAGCGGACGATGAAAATTATCCATTGTTCAGTGAATGTGATGGATCACGATGGGGTGATTATTGCCTCCGGTAATGCGAAACGTTTAGGGCAGCGACATACGGGGGCGGTTATCGCATTACGGGAAAATAAAGTGGTGGAAGTGGATGAGGTGTTGGCGGAAAAATGGAATTTTGAAGCGCAGCCGGGGATTAATTTACCGATTCAGTATCTTGGCAAAAATCTTGGTGTCGTGGGCATTTCCGGCGAACCTTTGTTAGTGAAACAGTATGCGGAATTAGTGAGAATGACCGCCGAATTGATTGTGGAACAGCACGCATTACTGGAACGTGAAAGTTGGCATCGCCGCTATAAAGAGGAATTTATTTTACAGCTATTGCGTGGCAATCTGAACTGGAAGGATATGGAGCAGCAAGCTCAATTTTTCTCTTTTGATCTCAATAAATCCCGAGTGGTGATTTTGATTAAGCTTTTACAGCCGAATCCGGATAGTGTACAGCATTTAATCAATTATTTAGAACAGCCCGAATTTGAGCAAGAAGTGGCGATGCTATCCTTAAATCAAGTGGTGGTGCTAAAATCTTTTCAAATTTCGACCGCACTTTTACAAATGAAAACCTTATTGCCGCCTGATTACGTTAAGCAAGATTATAAAATCGCAGTCGGTGCGGCTTTAAATGCCCCCTTGTCTGAGCAATTACCCCTTTCTTTTGAGAGCGCACAAAGTACCTTGGCTTACGGATTAAAACATCACCCGCGGAAAAACGTCTATTTTTTTGATGAATATCGTTTGCCCGTGCTGTTGACGGGGCTATCCGGTTCTTGGCAAGGGGGTGAATTACTGAAACCGATTGCGCCCTTGTTTGCGGAAGAAAATATCAGTCTATATAAAACACTACAACAATATTTTTTATCAAATTGTGATCTACATCTCGCTGCTGAAAAATTGTTTATCCACCCTAATACGTTACGTTATCGTCTTTCTAAAATTGAGCAATTAACGGGCTTATCTTTCAATAAGATAGATCATACATTGAGCTTGTATCTCGGAACATTGCTTGAACATTGA
- a CDS encoding cyclase family protein gives MFMYLSHPLDPKDLVWPGEPAVKVTRCTDVISDDEPFSSFMTELPNHCGTHMDAPRHFVKDGLSINELPIEYFCHKKVALLEIPKSDAEGITQKDLEPYSDILKNVSFAFLRTGFEKYRTEDPVRYQNEGPYISTSAGKYLSENFPNLKGVGIDFLALGSPSSQIPESENPRDCHRAILGYHTGKFTTVIEDMHLSELPPNVNIQQFFNAPLRIVGLDSSQVTCIVEFSE, from the coding sequence ATGTTTATGTATCTATCACATCCTCTTGATCCCAAAGATTTAGTATGGCCGGGAGAACCGGCCGTAAAAGTTACCCGTTGTACGGATGTCATCAGTGATGATGAACCGTTCAGCAGTTTTATGACGGAATTGCCTAATCATTGCGGCACTCATATGGATGCTCCTCGCCATTTTGTGAAAGACGGCTTAAGCATTAATGAATTACCCATTGAATACTTTTGCCACAAGAAAGTCGCTTTATTGGAAATACCAAAGAGTGATGCAGAAGGAATCACGCAGAAAGATTTAGAACCTTATTCCGATATTTTAAAAAATGTGTCCTTTGCCTTTTTGAGAACAGGATTTGAAAAGTATAGAACAGAAGATCCCGTTCGTTATCAAAATGAAGGCCCTTACATATCAACAAGTGCGGGCAAATACTTATCTGAAAATTTTCCTAATTTAAAAGGGGTAGGTATCGACTTCTTGGCGTTAGGTTCACCTTCATCACAAATACCTGAAAGTGAAAATCCTAGAGATTGCCATCGTGCTATTTTGGGTTATCACACAGGAAAATTCACTACGGTTATTGAAGATATGCATTTATCCGAGTTACCCCCAAATGTGAATATTCAACAATTCTTTAACGCACCATTAAGAATTGTAGGGCTGGATTCCAGTCAAGTAACCTGTATTGTTGAGTTTTCCGAATAA
- the otnI gene encoding 2-oxo-tetronate isomerase — protein MPKFAANLTMMFNEIPFIERFEAAAKAGFKYVEFLWPYDYAVETIKQELDKHGLQVVLFNTPAGEVSQGEWGVSAIPGREAQSHQHIDMALEYAIGLGCPNVHIMAAVVPEGEDKAAYQQTFINNIRYASEKFKPHGIHILLEALSPEVKPNYLLKSQYDTLAIVECAACDNVFVQLDYFHAQNVDGNLSRLTDKLKGKFAHVQIASVPERHEPDEGEINYEYIFNKLDEIGYQGFVGCEYKPRGETTSGLAWFERYK, from the coding sequence ATGCCGAAATTTGCAGCGAATTTAACCATGATGTTTAACGAAATTCCATTTATTGAGCGTTTTGAAGCGGCGGCAAAAGCCGGCTTTAAATATGTTGAGTTTCTCTGGCCTTATGATTACGCCGTAGAAACCATTAAACAAGAATTGGATAAACACGGGTTACAAGTGGTGTTATTTAATACACCGGCGGGAGAGGTTTCTCAAGGCGAATGGGGCGTTTCGGCGATTCCAGGACGTGAAGCTCAAAGTCACCAACATATTGATATGGCATTGGAATATGCGATCGGATTAGGCTGCCCGAATGTACATATTATGGCGGCGGTGGTTCCGGAAGGGGAGGATAAAGCAGCGTATCAACAAACCTTTATCAATAATATTCGTTACGCTTCAGAAAAATTTAAACCTCATGGTATTCATATTTTATTGGAAGCATTAAGTCCGGAAGTGAAACCGAATTACTTATTAAAAAGCCAGTACGACACCTTAGCTATCGTAGAGTGTGCGGCTTGCGATAATGTATTTGTTCAGCTGGATTATTTCCACGCTCAGAATGTAGATGGAAACTTATCCCGTTTAACCGATAAATTAAAAGGTAAATTTGCCCATGTACAAATCGCCTCCGTGCCGGAACGCCATGAACCGGATGAAGGCGAAATAAACTACGAATACATTTTCAATAAGCTTGATGAAATAGGTTATCAAGGGTTTGTCGGTTGTGAATACAAACCGAGAGGAGAAACCACAAGCGGTTTGGCGTGGTTTGAACGCTATAAATAA